TAAAAATCATTGGAATCGCTGAAGGCAATACGATAGTGCGAATATGCTGCCACCAAGAAAGCTTGAGCACCTTACTCACGTTGAGCAGATCTTTATCTACGCTAGTAACACCTACAGCGGTGTTAATGAGTGTCGGCCACAAGCTACACAAGGCAACGGTAATCAATGAGTTAACGAAAGATTTCGCAAACAAAGGATCGTCACTCACGTAAGTCGCACTGACGACCATGGTCACAATAGGCAGCCAGGCCAAAGGTGACACCGGTTTTAAAAGCTGAATGATTGGGTTAAATGCCTGATACACGCCTTGATTCAGACCCAACACAATCCCAAGGGGAATCGCAATCACTGACGCTAAGATAAACCCACCTGCTACAGTGATAAGTGAGGTCCCAATCTGGTCAAAGAAAGTCGGTTTCCCCGTATAAGGGCGGATCTTCACTTTCGCGTCCGGATTTTTCGCCAGCTTGGCTGCGTTGCGCTTTTCTTGACGCTCAACAAACGCCACCGCTTTATCACGCTCCTCAACGTGTTCTGCGGCTAAGTTTTTGAACTGTTCAAACGTCTGAACGGGTCCCGGTAAGGTACCTAAAGACGTCTCTACTTGTTTTGCTGCCAAATGCCACATCATCAGGAAACACAAAATCCCAATGAGGGGGAACAACAGCACTCGGCTGCGGTTCACCACCATGTCGCGGCTTGGCTTAAGTGAAATTACGTTCGTTGCCATCGCCTATACTCCTTAGCTTTCTCGGCTTACTCGCTTTAACGTTCGTGATAGACGTTCGCGTCTAAACTTTATCGTTACCTTTCAGACCGATAGAGAATTTTTTCAGGTACTCATTCGGCTTACTACCGTCATACACGATGTTGTCGATAAAGTGAGTTTGTGGGGCGCGGAAACCATCTTCATTTTTGAAATCAGGGAAGTCTTTCGACGTTAGCACGCCATCTTCGACTAAGGCCTCAGCCGCTTGTTGATAGATATCTGGACGGTAAACTTCTTTAGCGATATCCATGTACCATTGGTCATCTTGCGAGTCTGCAATCTGTCCCCAACGACGCATCTGAGTGAGGTACCAAATCGCATCACTGTAGTATGGGTACGTGGCGTTATGACGGAAGAACACGTTAAAGTCAGGCACATCACGCTTATCACCTTTCTCATACTCAAACGTGCCCGTCATGCTGTTGGCGATAACTTCAGCATCAGCACCAACATAGGCACTTTTCGAGAGCATTTTCACTGCTTCTTGACGGTTGGCATTGTTGTTTTCATCCAACCAATGTGCAGCACGGATAAGCGCTTTCACAACGCGGATATGAGTATTTGGGTTTTCCTCAGCCCAAGACTTCGATACACCAAACACTTTCTCAGGGTTGTTTTTCCAAATCTCGTAGTCTGTCACCACAGGAACGCCAATGCCCTTAAATACCGCTTGCTGATTCCACGGTTCGCCTACGCAATAGCCTTCAATCGTACCCGCTTCCATTGTGGCTGGCATTTGAGGCGGCGGTGTCACGCTAAGTAGTACATCTGCGTCTACTTGGCCACTGTTATCACCTGATTTTGGTGAATAGTAACCTGGGTGAATTCCCCCTGCTGCCAACCAGTAGCGCAGCTCATAGTTGTGCGTTGAAACGGGGAAAACCATACCCATGTTGAACGGCTTACCTTCATCAAGGTAACCCTCAACCACAGGCTTTAGCGCGTCCGCCTTAATTGGGTGAACAGGTTTGCCATCGGCCTGCTTAGGAATGTGCGGCTTCATCGCATCCCAAGTGTTATTGGAAACGGTGATGGCATTACCATTGAGATCCATACTAAATGCAGTAATGACCTCCGCCTGAGTACCGATACCAATCGTCGCGCCCAGCGGCTGACCAGCTAGCATATGAGCGCCGTCCAGCTCACCATCGATGACGCGGTCTAGCAGGACTTTCCAGTTAGCCTGCGCTTCCAATGTGACGTAGAGACCTTCATCTTCGAAAAAGCCCTTTTCGTAAGCGACTGCTAGCGGTGCCATGTCAGTCAGTTTGATAAAGCCAAATTTGAGCTCCTCAATTTCCGGCTCACCTAACTCAGCCCAAGCCGACGTGCCAACCAGTAGCGTTGCCGTTGCAATAGTCGCGGTACTGACGCGATGAAACGTCTTACCCACTTTGTTTGCTCGTTGCGTCCATGTTTTCATAACACTATCTCCGTGTGATGCTTAAAAATTTTTCCAAAAAGGCGCTACTGCCATCTATAAGCAATAGAGCCTATGTGTAAGCAGTAACGCCGTCGCCAACCTTCCATTCACCGCCGTTGATGAGTTCAGGAGCTGCCCACTTAAGGGCGGGGGTATTGTAGTTAATATTAGTAATTCAATATGCGTGCCATATTTAAATTTTCCTATAAAATCATAACCTTAATAAAATCCAGACTCCATCCTGACTTTCTTTTGCTTCTCCAGTGTGCACCCTGCACCAATTGAATGAATTATCATTAACCCCAAAGTGGTAGTTAAAGATGGATGGATTCCAACGTGTTGATCAGGTTCTTTGCAACTTGGTTAAGCGATAGGCTCGACTGCATAGCCGATTTTCGAAGCGCAGCAAACGCCGTTTGCTCGTCAAGATGGTGATACTTCATCAGCAGACCTTTGGCTTTTTCGACAACTTTTCGCTCTTCGAGCTTCAAGTTTAAT
The Vibrio sp. CB1-14 DNA segment above includes these coding regions:
- a CDS encoding CmpA/NrtA family ABC transporter substrate-binding protein, whose product is MKTWTQRANKVGKTFHRVSTATIATATLLVGTSAWAELGEPEIEELKFGFIKLTDMAPLAVAYEKGFFEDEGLYVTLEAQANWKVLLDRVIDGELDGAHMLAGQPLGATIGIGTQAEVITAFSMDLNGNAITVSNNTWDAMKPHIPKQADGKPVHPIKADALKPVVEGYLDEGKPFNMGMVFPVSTHNYELRYWLAAGGIHPGYYSPKSGDNSGQVDADVLLSVTPPPQMPATMEAGTIEGYCVGEPWNQQAVFKGIGVPVVTDYEIWKNNPEKVFGVSKSWAEENPNTHIRVVKALIRAAHWLDENNNANRQEAVKMLSKSAYVGADAEVIANSMTGTFEYEKGDKRDVPDFNVFFRHNATYPYYSDAIWYLTQMRRWGQIADSQDDQWYMDIAKEVYRPDIYQQAAEALVEDGVLTSKDFPDFKNEDGFRAPQTHFIDNIVYDGSKPNEYLKKFSIGLKGNDKV
- a CDS encoding ABC transporter permease, whose amino-acid sequence is MATNVISLKPSRDMVVNRSRVLLFPLIGILCFLMMWHLAAKQVETSLGTLPGPVQTFEQFKNLAAEHVEERDKAVAFVERQEKRNAAKLAKNPDAKVKIRPYTGKPTFFDQIGTSLITVAGGFILASVIAIPLGIVLGLNQGVYQAFNPIIQLLKPVSPLAWLPIVTMVVSATYVSDDPLFAKSFVNSLITVALCSLWPTLINTAVGVTSVDKDLLNVSKVLKLSWWQHIRTIVLPSAIPMIFTGLRLSLGIAWMVLIAAEMLAQNPGLGKFVWDEFQNGSSASLGRIMVAVITIGFIGLLLDRGMLLLQKHFSWNKQQSLR